In Puntigrus tetrazona isolate hp1 chromosome 23, ASM1883169v1, whole genome shotgun sequence, the DNA window ACCTTCAGGGGGTTAttacatgtcctctgaagcagactgatgggtttttgtaacaaaaatatttgtagttttaaaattacacttattttCTGCGAGAACGCAGAGTACTGGCTTCTTGGCTGTCTTCTGACTCGATGTAAGACATAAGTTGCGTCATACATTGAGTCGTGGATGTTTTATGTCGCAGTGCGAATATATTCgctttacggagcttcaaaataatggccactatccaccagcattaccaagctcaGGAGAGACaggatatattaaaaaaaaaaacctcagacTGTGTTAGTCTGAAAGAAggaagtcatatacacctaaaatggcttgggggtgagtacaTTAgggtttaattttcatttttaggtgtactattcctttaagcagtTCAGTATACTGCTTTATGAATGTAACTGTTTCATAAACCCTATTCTccatttgtttttatcagaaTGAACTTGAATTTGAAGTGAAATGTCCTGCAGAGGTTATACCTGCGCTTGATTTGCATGGGCCTTCTTTTGGTTATTCTCGCACTGAAAACTAAGTGAAGGCACACTTGAATAGGTTTTAGACAACATGAGTTCTCTAAGTTCAATCTCCTTCTTCCTCTCTGAAGAGCTCGTCATCTGAAGAGCTGGTTTCACCATTAGCTTTGACACTACAAAAAAGTagttacaaaacaaacattttaacaaactgAAAGgccatttaaaattattatcagAGCTGAGACTGCTTACACTCTTGCTGTGCGAAACTACAAAGCCATCTGTGATATTACACAACAATTGCGTATTTATTGATTAGTCATAAACAACGTAATGGACCTACCTGAAGGTAACACAGAGATGGAGGAACAGCTCCCCTGTTTACTTCCCACACTGCCAGAAATGTACGTACAAGACTCAGACACCTTCATTTTTATAGGAGTTACCATCTGAGAAAAAGAGATTCACATAGTTAGAGCAAGAGCCACTGTGATGCCATTAgcacatgcataaataataataagagcaGAAGTGACAGAGGTGAGTCAGTGCCACCATATTCCAGTTGTTAAAATTGAGAACATACAAACTTGGCACTTCAACAGGGTAAATGAGTACAACAGTTCACCGAAGTTAATTATACAGGTCATCTAATTTAATAACACGCCTGGATGCGTGGTCCAATAAACAATCATGATTATAATTAAGCCCCGATGAAGGCAATTACACAATAGATATTTTCATCAGGCAGCTGGTGTTAACAGAGGAAAATGcctagtttttaaaataaaatccgACAAGCAGGTGTGTTTCACAAATGACCCGAGAGGGAACAATATTCAGCTAATAAAATACCATCGGACCTGTGGTCAGTTTAAAGCTCTCACAAAACACCATTACGCTTTGTAAAAGCTCCGCAGACATCCTAAAATTGTGAGCCGTCTCACCTGGAGGGGCACATTGTTTGTGTCTGGTGTTGGATGTGTGGGGGGCTGGCAGGAAAAGCCATGCTTGATTAATGATGACCCTTTTCCCTCTGCACGCAAAGGGGACACTTGACTTTCAGGGACAAAAACCTGTTCGTttaagagagacagagatgaagGCACCCTGCAATGTCACAGTTCACCTTAGGAAGACGTGACTGGCACGTTTTAAGGCATCCTTTGAGACTGACTCACCTGTGAACTTTCCTGTGAACTCAGGTTGACGTGAACAGGTGTTTTCACAACAGAGGACTTCCTAACAGACGTCTGAAATACAGCAAGACGGATTGAAAACACCACTGCTGGCTTAGATTTAATAATAGGGCTGCCTACTAAGAGTCGACTAATTGTTTGTCGACCAAAATTATATTAGTCGCTtagtcacagaaaaaaaaaaaccacattgGTGAAGTCATGCAGAAAGTTAATGGCTGCTCTATGGCAATACAGATGATTCATATCGTATCATTCATCCACCACAAATATGGCttataatctaaaatatgtaAGTATTAGCGACTTGGCCGCTTAATCTAATGTTAACCTAAAGAAATGTGCACTATGCAAGTGTCTGTACGGATGCTAAGCAGCAGCGCTCACTGCAGGACAGATGTCAGGACAGACTGCATatcataaaatcatattttgaatCTGTAAAGACTCAAGGTTTATTCGTGTGCACTCACAATAACAAAACGCAATTTTGTAAGATTAACGAAAGCAAACCGGATGCGCTTTCTTCCGCTTCGGACTGTGAACCTGAGGGCGAAACCCAGTGCATATATCtttgcattacattaaaaatatatctacaGAGAGCGAAATGTCTACTTTGaaatgaaacatattttcaGATGATGTAATCTGTGTGCTGATTTAATCTCTTGAAACGGAAATGAAGAAAGCACTTGTTCATCAgtgaattattcaaatgttaatgAAGCCTCCTTACTGTTTTTCCCTGACACATTTACAATCGTAGCTTCGGTTGGTGCAATGTGGCAAGCTTTATGCATGCACTCGAGTGCTTCTTGGGCTTTGTAGGCAATTAAAGGCTCGATATAATGATTTAAACGGATTATTAAGAAACACGCGATTAGTCGACTAATGCTCAAAACTAGTCAACCAGAAAAATCCTTAGTCGGGGATAGCCCTAAAGTTAGAGTCATACAGCCTCTTCAGCGCAAGTGATGTGATCCTAATGAGCTcataaaacaagcatttaatCAACATCATCATATCAAACCaattatttagttttgaatCTAACTAGATAACCGATTTCTACTAAAGTAACATCAGCCGCATCCCTCACCCTGTTCTTAGCCTGCCCAAAAACGCTCTCTGTGGCCCGCAGGATGTCTAGAGAAGAGCTGAATTTGATGGTGACTCTGGAGCCCTCTAAGTTGTCGAAGCAGGCCGGCTCGGTCAGAACCAGGTGAAGAACCTTCCTGCCACTCTCCTCTGTGAGATCAAATATACATATGTGCTTTCGTACACTGCTTCGAACAAATCCTGACCTCAGAAAGATCAGTATGGAtcaaaaattgttttgttttttgcaggcTGTTTTTTGTAGTTTCAAAGAGCTGTTTAGCGTGGACAGTGCCGATTGTGTTACCTTCTACTGTGTAACTCTGGACCTCATTTTCAACTATACACAGAGTGCTCCACTGGCCATCCTGAAAGGAGAAAGATATCTATTCATTTCTTATAGAAAACTGTCAAATGTCATTAAAACTCCCTGTAAGTTAAACCACAGTTTTGTGCTTAATTATAATCTTAATAAGGGATTCCTACATTATTTTGTCACCCGAAACCCTTACGCATTAAATTGACTTGATATTTATACCCTTCTTTTCAGGCTAATTTATACAATAATTTGACAAAACATACTCACGGTTTTTGTGATGTTAGTTGGTCACATGACCAAACAAAGGTAATGCCTCACTTAATGCAACATTCTGGTGTATTAGGAACccaaatttaatattaataataattatgttatagaaaaaaaatattgtttatttacaatgttaatatttatgtcTTAAATTCTTCACTGTTAAATTTTCAAACCTTCAAGTTTTTATTCTTCTATTATACTGCTGTAAACCTaaagaaaatgcatgcaattatacaaaagtgaaaatgaaagctTTTGCATGTTGGATTCCCCAATGCAaattatttgctgtgttttcCCTGAACCGAGCTGCTTTAAGATGCTGAATACAGCAGATCCTACTGTGATTATCATGCAgcaccatttatttattgtatttttgcatttgatatAATGTTTAGCTTTTCATCAACTCACAAATCCCCAGGGCTCTGCAAATCCCCATTCGGGAAAAACCCTGTTATACATTATCATTATCCTTCTTCGGTGTCTTAAATGTAAGAAGTGGCCACTGTGAGAGACTATTAAGTCATTACCTCCTTATTAGCCGCACAGAAGTAAAAAGAGATGCTTTGACTTCCTAGATTGAAGTCAATCCAGAAAGCTTCCAGGTTCTTGTCCTCTGGCATCAGAAgctataaatacaacaaaacagaaatatgcATGTGCTTCAAAACTGCACAAAATATATTCCCATACTCGCCCTTATAAATGTGAAAACTAACCTCATGTTTGTCCAAAAATGCCTCCAGGCAAGGGTAGGAGTACACGCTGTGAGAAGATAAACCAAGACATGTTATACAATCTATAAAAAAGCCAAAGCTGTCAAAAGATATTAAGTACCTTCTCCCATCTCCTTGCATGCCATTGACCATATTTAGAAACTTCCTACAGTCCTgtcacaaacataaaaacacaacccTATATGACCACAGAAATTCAGTACAAAATGGCTTATTTCAAGCCAGACCATATTTACGGTCTCAAACTGAGAATCCTTGATTTTCTTGAACGCAGACGAGACAAAGGTCATTGTGAACCAGGAGTCGGCCAGTTGAGTCCTCTGAGCGGGTGAAGCCATTCTGCAGAGGGCCTCCATTAAAGACACCTGCAAATCATAATCTGAACCACAACAGTCACCGCGTGAGCGCAGTCTAAAATGAGCTTCGTAATGATTAATATTCTTCCGATCATTTTTAAGATCACACTTCTTAAACGACTAGATTTTACACCAACCTCCACCTTTGAGGATTTGAATGGCCACTGCGTTcctgataaaaacacaacacactacAGATTTAAAACACAAGCATACTCGGATTTTCAAGaataaagaggaagagagagacttTTAGATATACGGTTAAGTACTTAAGGCTCGGGAGACCGATAACGCATTAGCATTTAACGTACATCATAGATGAAGCCTCTTGAGTTGACAagatcttctttttctttttcagctcCATGGGAATCTTTTCCAGAATAGCATTGAGCTTCCTTGCTGCCTGTCaattacagcaaaaaataatCCTTCACACACCAGCTCCTGTAATTCAGTCTCTTTCTGGAAAAGTCTGGGTAAACACAGCTCGAGCGACACGCCGCGACTGAAGGTGTGGGACGAGTTTTCAATATGGCTGAAATGATAACATCGCGGCGTATCGCTGGTGACTGAACCTGTGAAGTCTTTCCATTACGAAATGCAACGCATCTCTTACCTCTTTCTGTATCATGATGTTTATTTGCGCATCAGAGGCCAGTCTGCCAATGTGACTAAGCAGAGCTTCGGTAACTTCGTATGTGCCTGAGGGAATACACACGTTAAACTGAATGCAGAGCACTTTTAAGCTTCCcctttgtctttatttttttaatctggaacaaaacgctcaccttcTTTACAACTTTCCTGAACAACCTGCAAAGGTAAAAAGACACACGCGTATCAGAATACTACAgtacagcatgtgtgtgtatttgatctCCTTGATCTTAtttctttgcatttacatttgctgATTCTGATGTAGCTGATCAGAAAAATTGTATTGGTGTTTAGACGAAAACACAGCTAATGATTGTCGCATTCTATCATTAGAAACATTGCAATTTAATCGTTAGATCCTCcccaataaacaaataaatctaaatggGCCATTAACAAACCATCAGCGCATCAAAGAAGTCCTCGGCCAACTTTATCATCGTCTCATTTCTTGACGACCCTGCCTCCACCCACAGCTTCCTGGCCTTCTCGAACCACTGCACCATGTAAACAAGCGTTGCAATTCataaaaacatgacttttcTTCACCAAAACAGACACCGAGAGAACAGAAACACTGATTATAAACTTATCTTCTTAACAAATCCCTGGGAAACCGCCACAGATATTCCTCTGCCTCCCGGAAACACCAGCATCTCGCCGTATTTGTGTAAAACGGTGAGCACCAGGCAAGCATTGTCCACGTTTCCCAGATCCATTTCCTGCGAGAACGCGCAGCATCACACATACATCCAGCGAAGACGTTCATACAGTTACGGAGGCAGTGTTAAACACATAACTAACCCTGATGAAAAGCTTATCGAGCTTGGTCATGAATTGTCTGGAACATTTTATGGTGGTTTCTCCCTTGTCTTCATTTTTGAGTAAGGCTTTTTCTAGGTCCTGGAAGttattgtgtttaaaagccTCATCCACCAGTTTCTCCACCTGAGCGATACAATATAAAGCGAACCTTGTGGtcttaatgaattaaaaaaaacccatttgcTATAATTACAGAAAACAGAAGCATTTCAGAGGTGAGAAGCATGAAGTAAACAGCGCTTTTGGGTTTAATTCTCACCTGATGGTCCTGCACGGGTGCCATGATGCACAGACGATGACCTGTTTTAAATGCTGAAGACATTAACTAAATCATAAATACGACTCTCAGATGCAGATAAATCACAGAAAACAATTCCGGGAAAGACGAGGACTCGGCTGTCTTTAAATGTCAGTCCTCATGTTTCTCCGAATTCGTATTAAATTAACGTTAACCAAAGAAGGAGCACAACTAACTTTATGTGGTTTAGCTTTGTTTATGTGATGTGAGTTAATAATCAATATGCCGTCTATTAGGCAGGATATGCTGTTTTTGAGCTGCCGATAATACGGCTTAAGTGATTTACAGCGCAGTCACTGAAAATACTGTCGCAAAACAATAACGTTAGATATAACAGTACAATGAATGCTGTAAGCGatcatattaaatgtaataattatatatttaatcgtAGCTATCTCGGGCTGTCTGCCGGGCGTTCAGATCTTACCTCAGACTATTACTGACGTTTTAACGGACTACAGGAAGAAATTTTACATCGCTTGTAATTTTGAGAAATAATGTGAAGTTAACGTGGATCGTGCCACGTAAAGGTACAGTTACCGAGACGGAAAAGGCCAACTTTTACTCAAAATAGTTTGCTAAAAAGCCATTATATCTCTTTTGACGGTTGCGCTGTAAAGTCGTGTTACGATAACGCGGGAAAAATGACGCGCACGCGCAGACGCAAAAACGGACGCCAGCGCTGGCTAGTCAGATCTGTTCAGTGAATCGAATGAACTGCTTCAGATCTGTTCAGTGAATCGAACTAACTGCTTCAGATCTGTTCAGTGAATCGAATGAACTGCTTCAGATCTGTTCAGTGAATCGAACTAACTGCTTCAGATCTGTTCAGTGAATCGAATGAACTGCTTCAGATCTGTTCAGTGAATCGAACGAACTGCTTAAGATCTGTTCAGTGAATCGAACGAACTGCTTCAGATCTGTTCAGTGAATCGAACGAACTGCTTAAGATCTGTTCAGTGAATCGAACGAACTGCTTCAGATCAGTTCAGTGAATCGAACTAACTGCTTCAGATCTGTTCAGTGAATCTAACGAACTGCTTCAGATCTGTTCAGTGAATCGAACAAACTGCTTCAGATCTGTTCAGTGAATCGAACGAACTGCTTAAGATCTGTTCAGTGAATCGAACGAACTGCTTAAGATCTGTTCAGTGAATCGAACGAACTGCTTAAGATCTGTTCAGTGAATCGAACGAACTGCTTCAGATCTGTTCAGTGAATCGAACGAACTGCTTCAGATCTGTTCAGTGAATCGAACTAACTGCTTCAGATCTGTTCAGTGAATCGAACTGCTTCAGATCTGTTCAGTGAATCGAACAAACTGCTTAAGATCTGTTCAGTGAATCGAACTCAAAACTCACCCGCGAagtatacaataataattccatgaaataataatacaatacattgTAGAAGCAAAATGGCTCAGATCTTACGAATGGAAAattctgtaaatttatttttaatgatttatgcATTCTAGCTTTATATATGAATAGCATtggttttaataaacataattccATTAGAATAAGAAAACATGCAAACGTTTTTTAGTATcgtttattgtaaatataaattgttgTTATAACCTTAATCATGGCACTAACACACTgaacatacaataaaaacacacacataaaaacaaaaacaacaaaaaaaaacaatgccgAAGTGATGACATTTTTCATACTTCAAGCCAGTATAGTTTGCATAAGCCTGGTTATTTTGACAAAAGCgctgttttaaaagcatttgtgcACAATTTTTACACACCAGTCGGATTTTCTAGAAACCACCTGACTTCAGCATGACATCCAAAGtgctaaaatgttaattcaGTTCCTACAAAAATATAACCCCAGCATCACTTTATAAACAGCAGTTTGTGCCTACATTTGGCTTTATTTCGAAGGTTTTATTAGAAGGACAGTGTGATGCAGTAAAGAATTACTGATTAGTTTTTTTACCCATCCTTACGTATTCTACCAACACCTGCATTTACAACATCCACAAGTATCATGAAACTGTACCACATAGTGACAATAACATCCTCACGCAAGTGCAAacctgaaatgtaaaaaaatacagtaaaggcACTTTTTAAATCTACATATATACTATACAGTAATACTCTCAGTGCTTCAGTCGAGCTGTCAAAATCTTAGTTAAACATCTCACGTTTCATATGGCTTAATCACAAATGAAATACACCACGGCAAGGCTTTCAGAAGTGTATATTGCACAGTGAGTATGCAAGCAAAATATAAAGTGAAACAGTGCTTTAAAAATCAGCGTCCTCAGATGAAGTGTATCATGCTGTCTTCACACTCCTTCGGCACGGGAAGGTTATAACTCTGACAGGTTAATCTGTAATTCTGCCCACCGTTGTTATCCCAAAACTGCATGCCCATTACTTTATAACGAACAGCGAACTCCAGCACCGCTCCAGGGTGAAGGATGTACGGAGGAACGGGTAAATGAAATCGAAAAGTGTCACAGCAGGGCCCGCCCGAGACGGATTTGCTCGCGACCCAGTAGGCCTTGGTTTCCGAGCAGCTCTTCCAGTTTGTGAACGAGTAGCGCACATCCACTTCCTTCTCAAACGCCAAGTTTACAACCTGAACGATCCCTATGATGCCAGGCTCGTAGCACAGGACCCGCTCCAGAGACACCTGTTGGCGACGCAGGCGCTCTGCGAAGTCGGGACAGTCCCCCGGCTGGACGGAGAACATCGGTTTCAAATACGGCAGGGAAATCTCCATCCTCTTACTCGAGGCTAACTCCGCGTTCATTAAGAGTCTGAAGAGAACATGCTCGGGGACGAACGGGTCCTCTCCGCTTTTGAACACCTTGACATTCTCCAGGTCCAGCCCTAAGGAGTCCACGAAGCGGACGCCGGCCCGGCGGCTGAGCCTGCGACGCTCCGAAGGCGACGGGAGGGACTGCGTGCGCCTCTGGATGATGGATTTGGTCGGTGGTTCACACGACAGGCTGCGGCCCGCTGTCTGCCTCGGGGCGACCTTTGGGCTCGGCGGACGAATTTTAACCGGCCTCTTGGCGCTGTCCAGTTTTGAGCGGGACGCGTCCTGCAAAATCGGCGTGGAACTTTCTTTTGAGCCATCTGATACTGCGGTAAAAAATAGGTCAGCGTTCATCTCTTCGAGGGGTGTGTCTTTATGGCAACATCCCAAAGACCAGGCCATGTTTGTTAGAGAGAGTTACCTCGTGTGACCTGAAGAAGACAATGATTCTatgttatgcatatttattacagtattgaACAGTCTTGGTAAGCGGTGTCATCTGACACAGTGCAGCTGTGGAAACATGGCAAACTCACTAGCTGCTTCAATCTCAGCCGGGTCACTGAACACTTTAATGCAAACTGAAGCAACTTACATTTCAAGGCTTTCAAAGCTGCAAAATGCCAGCGCAAACGTGTGCTAGTCAATGACTGGGAATTACAAGGAAGAAGTTCAAGTTCGCGTTTGCATTGTCTCACCAGGAAAGTCGGTCTTGTTTAGGTTTACGACGCATCTGACGATCCTCCGAGGCTATTTTTTACAAAACGCGCACTTCATAATGAGGCGCGCGACGGGAACTGCGCGCGAAGGTGAAGCATACTACGTGATACAACGCACATACGATGCGTTTCGAGCGAACTGCGCAGAGCTGGCAGGAGCGTGATGTCAAACAGAGGGGGCGTGGCTACCGAGTCAGCTGCGCTCGGGAAACGCTGCTGGTGGCGAGGTTGCCATGTCCTCTTGTCATGAGTAGTTGTAAATGCAGATCTTTTGATGACCTGACGGAACACGCATTCAACACAGCGATGTAAAAATGGCAACAAagctttatttacatatttccaATACCGTGCATTTTCAATGAACGTGTCTGTTCGGTATTATGTAATGCAAAGCAGTTGCAaaagttttacaaaatacaCATACTCATCTCATCACTAATAAAATGGGTTTTACTTCCAATTTATATGCAATATCTAATTAATTGATCTCACTACCACTCCAAAGTGGCATTAGAGAATGAGAATctaattaatcatatatatatatatatatatatatatatatatatatatatatatgctaaaaaaaaaaaatatcaaatttcaataatatttcacaatattactgattttactgtatttttagtcaaataattacagcaatataagtgagcataagagacagatttaaaatctaaaacattttaaactaaataatttttttcaatattttagtCAGACACAAACAGGGATCACCAACCGGGTACATTTATGATTAGATTAggattatttttcttcttttatctgGCAACCCCGTCGgtcacttttaataaaacagcgATTTTGCGAATTTATGCAACCCCAAAATAAGCCGCCTGGTACGTTTACATACGCGCGTTTCTCTTTATAAGCAATCGATACTATCAGCGGTGCAATTAACGCGTTTCACCTAGCTGTTTCACTCATAAACTCCAATTCCCATCATGCCTATCGCAGGATCACGTCGACAACGATGCTTGAACATACAAAGCAGCAGGTAAACAAGTCCGTTCGAGCTGCTGTAGCGATGCTCAGTAACGGCGATTTCCAAGCGTTTCGCTCGTCGCGGGATGACGGGGGTTTCCTAACCGAGGCGCAAAGGTGATTATGTAAATGTTGTCGTTTGCGATAGTTTGTTCGACGCGGTTTAATGGATTGCTCCAATTCTCGGCAAACTGGGAAATATCTGAACCGTGACGCTGGTGTTTCGCTGCGTTTCTGCAATGGTGCTCTTCAGTCGCGCGGTGCGTGTACGCGCTCACGAACGGGACATTGTGGAGCACAGCTGAGAGCTTCAAAACTGCGCCTGTACACTTCATAGCGTTTAATGCGATGGGACCCATCCTGCAGGAAAGAACTGCGTCTGCGACACTGAAGAAGGTGCCAGGCAAGGAGAAGGTTAGaatgaaaaatgcagaaaacactGGGATCGTTGCCAGGTAGGTCCGAATATAGCAGTTTATTAAAATCGAGACAAAAAAAGATGCCACtaagaatatgtgctttatttgcAGCAATAATAAGAGGGGAGGAAACGTGAACCAGAATAAGAAACCTCTTAAAAAAACTGTGCCCTTGCATCCAGGGCAAGAGAAGGATCATCTGCCCAAAGCTGAAATTGTAAGTTACACATGCAACATTAAGATGCATCAAGCATCCTGTGTCAGCAGCGGTTTGAACATGTTTTCATGATCTTCCCAAGCTCCAAAATGGCATTAAACCAAAGAAAGCTAGGAGTCCGACTGGTGGCACTTGCAAGTTGCGTGGGTGAGTGCTGCTTAACATATggaatttaatatataaataagcataaatagtaacaataaaagaacaaaataaagcaagGATATATCGCACTGTAGAATGCTGtcattgaccaatcagaaaacAAATTTTTCTTAGTGCAAAAGAGATACAAATTAGAGCTGGGTACTGACACAGATTATGATTCTCAAGCTTTTGATTCGATattgatattttacattttttaaatatcttcatagTGATAATATTATGCTTCTGCTCCTTCACTGATAAAATTTAAATGGTGACTGCCCTGACTTGACAGATTATTCATGCATGCATTAAGACATCactaatatataatgcatatatttagcaCTACATAGTCTTAACTCTACAACATACCTAATGATGTTCATTTCATTATCTTTTCTTTTGCCATTCACCAttaccattgttttttttttaaactgttgtgAATATATggctataaataaatgttctttccCCGCAGTAGATTCATTTACAGGCTGCACTCATAATAAAGATCTGCTCCATCACTGACATACATGTcatttttgagttttgtttcCTTAACTAGATTGTAGGTAGCCTAAATATCCACCTCATCCTTATTGTTTTATCCAGCACTCTCTTCTGTGTAATAAAGTAATCATGATACTGAGAAACCAATGGAAAGAACTCGGTGTGTGAGTGAACTGTCCAAATGAATCAAACTGGACCACAAACATTTCCAGACCTTTTTGGAGAACCATTGCACTAATTAGATGAGAAAGCGATTCATTTGTGAATGTTGGGTCATTCGACTCT includes these proteins:
- the ppp1r3da gene encoding protein phosphatase 1, regulatory subunit 3Da, which translates into the protein MAWSLGCCHKDTPLEEMNADLFFTAVSDGSKESSTPILQDASRSKLDSAKRPVKIRPPSPKVAPRQTAGRSLSCEPPTKSIIQRRTQSLPSPSERRRLSRRAGVRFVDSLGLDLENVKVFKSGEDPFVPEHVLFRLLMNAELASSKRMEISLPYLKPMFSVQPGDCPDFAERLRRQQVSLERVLCYEPGIIGIVQVVNLAFEKEVDVRYSFTNWKSCSETKAYWVASKSVSGGPCCDTFRFHLPVPPYILHPGAVLEFAVRYKVMGMQFWDNNGGQNYRLTCQSYNLPVPKECEDSMIHFI